The following DNA comes from Chitinophagales bacterium.
CATTTTATCGGGATTTTTGTAGTAAAACTTTCCTGTAGAAACAAATGGCTTGTTGAGTATGCTCATGTGTTTTTCTTGCGTAAAAGATGCCTGCAATGTGCTGGCGGCACTATTGGTGGCAATTATTTTTTGCTCTAAAGCTTTGCTATTGCTTATTTTGGTATATTCTTGCGAAAAACCTAATGCACTAATAAAAATAAAACCGATAGCCCAAATTAACTTATTCATACGCTTGCAAATTTAATATTTCATCTACACCTACAAAGGTATAGTTATGCTCTTTAGCATACTTTATCAACTTTGATACCAAAATTTTAGTGTGTGGCATGGTATCGTGCATTAAAATGATACTTCCATTGTTTATTTTATCCTTTATTCTACTAAAAATCTCCTCCGGATTTTTATAAAAAGTATCAAAAGAACGCACATTCCACCCTACAGACTGTAGCGTAGTTTGTTTTAATGCTTTTGCCAGCATGGGATTGCTTACACCATTTGGCGGACGAAACAGCAAAGGTATTTTTCCTATACTTTGTTTTATTATATCATTTGTTTTTTCAAGCTCTGCCTGCACTTTTTTGGCACTTTGCAAATTGAAATTATTATGATGATAATAACTATGGTTTCCTAAAACATGCCCGTCAGTATCCATTTGCTTAAAAATATTAGGATACTCCGCTATGTTTTTGCCTATACAAAAAAAAGTAGCTTTTACATTTTCTTCTTTTAATAGTTGTAATAGTTCTGTACTTTGTAGTGAAGGTCCATCATCAAAAGTAAGGGCTATTTGTTTTTTTGAATTAACACCTTTGGTGTGCGTATAAAAGAAATAATTGGCATCTAAATTGAGTACGCCATATAAAACAATGGCTGTATGAATTAATATTAATGGTAGTAAGCACCACAAACTGAGGTTTATAGTAAAATGCAAAACGATAATTAAAATAAAACCAATTAAAGTTATGATATTATTTAAGCGATGCTTTGTCATT
Coding sequences within:
- a CDS encoding polysaccharide deacetylase family protein — encoded protein: MTKHRLNNIITLIGFILIIVLHFTINLSLWCLLPLILIHTAIVLYGVLNLDANYFFYTHTKGVNSKKQIALTFDDGPSLQSTELLQLLKEENVKATFFCIGKNIAEYPNIFKQMDTDGHVLGNHSYYHHNNFNLQSAKKVQAELEKTNDIIKQSIGKIPLLFRPPNGVSNPMLAKALKQTTLQSVGWNVRSFDTFYKNPEEIFSRIKDKINNGSIILMHDTMPHTKILVSKLIKYAKEHNYTFVGVDEILNLQAYE